One part of the Sorangiineae bacterium MSr11954 genome encodes these proteins:
- a CDS encoding protein kinase — MKSNNRADTLSHTITARPRPAGRDSTLTSATSPPIEPTPGWLLGGADGKRFELLERLGGGGMSVVFLARDAVLDRHVAIKFLINEALSTTDGLERLQLEARACARLNHENIVRLFDMGADRGVPFLVMEHLEGRPLDDVLRDGGVDARCVVRIMIDIAKGLGQAHRAGILHRDLKPSNVFITKDGTAKILDFGVATVMGGPSAMHGGRWGTPRYMSPEQWMGEVQDSRTDLWAAGVVFFELLTGDAPFDGDDIHELRDAITSSEEAPSLRALRPEIPEEAERIAQRAMKKNAAERFGTADELLDALVKLEVALSQVMRTQSDQTGGRVRPKLEMRQVTILSCALDGSPELPGVGLEEMAGSLEDFFDVCTTVVTELEGTVLSLLGPRFLACFGYPVAHEDNAPRALRAASLIIDAMQARGGAKVGVATSPSIATHTERAAQVGLQAAALDLASWLERRAGRGEILIEQDTEALVRRTFELEPRGETLPEGKTRAVRHYRVLQPKITRFDAVPGDALTPLVGRERELQTLQGLADKVKSGKGQFVSIVGEAGIGKSRIVAHYLERTAADSPHEIGVVRCQCWPHLQNSALEPILEGLLRKTGFRRDAPADAKIALLEGALTECALSLSDHVPLLARVLGIPTGERYPPLLASPALLRKRLQSMLVTFLEHMAAREPLVLIVEDAHWSDTSSIDLLDVLLGRMVAARLLVIVTARPEFHPPWPRCSHLHRIALERLSPGQTGAMIAFTSQGRDLPAPLVEQLVHRTEGVPLFVEELTRSVAEALHDARERGHVSTFDAFASGIIPATLEGVLRARLGALPMVGQDVARVVAVLGPDATYDVIGMVSGLEDATLRIGLMQLVETGILRRQAQGAATAYAFKHALVREAAYQSLVKNDRRHVHLRAADVLVEHFPSIAEQNPEIVATHFMEAGHREQAVTYFEKAGARAAERLANADAATHYERAIAQLQMLPESESRDRRELALQLSRGIVLIAAKGAVAPEVQVPYARVRELAPRTRAGGAQPFQSMFGLSQFYLMAGHISAAADIGRELVALADQSGYDEMRLLARAALGPCLTFLGDFAAARECLEVGLGLYDIRKHRKVCMRSGFDPGVSFTMFLGWVLWFLGEPDRAIEQSRAAVALARRVEHPFSLLIAMNQLGSCHAYRGEYDLTRRAWDECCLISEQYELLPQTKVGRGWSRMATDVHGAVDDLEEGLTDYRNGNARAGFTVFLAALAEAQWRSGAWADATRTLDEMESAIATTGERQREADLHRFRGEVALSMGADTAVAREAFERGLAVARRQRALSLELRVASSYARLLMNQSRAAEARELLAPVLARFTEGFDTLDVRQARELLARL, encoded by the coding sequence ATGAAATCGAATAATCGAGCCGATACGTTGTCGCATACCATTACCGCTCGCCCGCGCCCCGCCGGCCGCGATTCGACCCTCACGTCGGCGACGTCCCCGCCGATCGAGCCGACCCCGGGTTGGCTCCTGGGGGGAGCCGATGGAAAGCGCTTCGAGCTCCTCGAGCGCTTGGGCGGCGGCGGAATGTCCGTCGTGTTTCTCGCGCGCGACGCGGTGCTCGATCGTCACGTCGCCATCAAGTTTCTCATCAATGAGGCGCTCAGCACCACCGATGGGCTCGAGCGCCTCCAGCTCGAGGCGCGTGCGTGTGCGCGGCTCAATCATGAGAACATCGTGCGTCTGTTCGACATGGGCGCGGATCGCGGTGTGCCCTTTTTGGTGATGGAGCACCTGGAGGGGCGCCCGCTCGACGATGTGTTGCGCGACGGCGGCGTGGATGCCCGGTGCGTCGTCCGCATCATGATCGATATCGCAAAAGGGCTCGGGCAAGCGCACCGCGCGGGCATCCTTCACCGCGATCTCAAGCCGAGCAACGTCTTCATCACCAAGGACGGCACGGCGAAGATCCTCGACTTCGGCGTGGCCACCGTGATGGGAGGGCCCAGCGCCATGCACGGGGGTCGCTGGGGTACACCGCGCTACATGTCCCCCGAACAATGGATGGGCGAGGTGCAAGACTCGCGCACGGATCTCTGGGCGGCCGGGGTCGTGTTCTTCGAGCTGCTCACCGGCGACGCACCCTTCGACGGCGACGACATTCACGAGCTTCGCGACGCCATCACCTCGTCCGAGGAGGCGCCCTCCTTGCGCGCGCTCCGCCCCGAGATCCCGGAGGAGGCCGAACGGATCGCGCAGCGGGCCATGAAGAAGAACGCCGCCGAACGCTTCGGCACGGCCGACGAGCTGCTCGATGCGCTGGTCAAGCTGGAGGTCGCCCTCTCGCAGGTGATGCGCACCCAGAGCGACCAGACGGGGGGCCGGGTTCGCCCGAAGCTCGAAATGCGGCAGGTGACCATCCTATCGTGCGCGCTCGATGGCTCGCCGGAGCTACCGGGGGTGGGGCTCGAGGAGATGGCCGGATCGCTCGAAGACTTCTTCGACGTTTGTACGACCGTGGTGACCGAGCTCGAAGGGACGGTGTTGTCGCTCCTCGGTCCGCGCTTCCTCGCGTGCTTCGGTTATCCGGTGGCGCACGAGGACAACGCACCGCGCGCGCTGCGCGCCGCCTCGCTCATCATCGACGCCATGCAGGCGAGGGGCGGCGCGAAGGTCGGCGTCGCCACCAGCCCCTCGATCGCGACGCACACGGAGCGCGCCGCGCAGGTGGGCCTCCAAGCCGCCGCGCTCGATCTGGCGAGCTGGCTCGAACGGCGCGCCGGGCGAGGCGAAATCTTGATCGAGCAAGACACCGAGGCGCTGGTGCGGCGCACCTTCGAGCTCGAGCCGCGCGGGGAGACGTTGCCCGAGGGAAAGACGCGGGCCGTGCGCCACTACCGCGTTCTGCAACCGAAGATCACCCGCTTCGATGCCGTCCCCGGCGACGCCTTGACCCCCTTGGTCGGCCGCGAGCGCGAGCTCCAAACGCTGCAAGGGCTCGCCGATAAGGTGAAGTCCGGAAAAGGCCAGTTCGTATCGATCGTCGGCGAAGCGGGCATTGGCAAATCGCGTATCGTCGCGCACTACTTGGAGCGAACGGCGGCCGACTCGCCCCACGAGATTGGCGTCGTGCGATGCCAATGCTGGCCTCACCTCCAGAACAGCGCGCTCGAGCCCATCCTCGAAGGACTCTTGCGCAAAACGGGGTTCCGCCGCGACGCACCGGCCGACGCGAAGATCGCGCTCCTCGAGGGCGCCTTGACGGAGTGCGCGCTCTCGCTCTCCGATCACGTCCCGCTGCTCGCTCGGGTCTTGGGGATCCCAACCGGCGAGCGCTACCCGCCCTTGCTCGCGAGCCCGGCCCTGCTTCGAAAGCGCTTGCAGAGCATGCTCGTGACCTTCCTCGAGCACATGGCCGCGCGCGAACCCCTGGTCCTGATCGTGGAGGACGCGCACTGGAGCGATACGTCGAGCATCGATCTGCTCGACGTGCTCCTCGGCCGCATGGTCGCCGCGCGCCTCTTGGTGATCGTCACCGCCCGGCCCGAGTTTCACCCCCCGTGGCCGCGCTGCTCGCACCTGCATCGCATCGCCTTGGAGAGGCTCTCGCCCGGGCAGACCGGCGCCATGATCGCGTTTACGAGCCAGGGTCGCGATCTGCCGGCGCCGTTGGTCGAGCAGCTCGTGCACCGGACCGAGGGCGTGCCTCTCTTCGTGGAGGAGCTCACGCGAAGCGTGGCCGAGGCCCTGCACGACGCCCGCGAGCGAGGTCACGTTTCGACCTTCGATGCCTTCGCGTCCGGCATCATCCCCGCCACCCTCGAGGGGGTCCTGCGCGCTCGGCTCGGCGCGCTGCCGATGGTGGGACAGGACGTGGCGCGCGTGGTCGCCGTGCTCGGCCCCGACGCCACGTACGACGTGATCGGGATGGTCTCGGGGCTCGAGGATGCGACCTTGCGCATCGGGCTCATGCAGCTGGTGGAGACGGGCATACTCCGCCGGCAGGCGCAGGGCGCGGCGACGGCGTATGCGTTCAAGCACGCGCTCGTTCGGGAGGCCGCCTATCAGTCGCTCGTCAAGAACGATCGGCGCCATGTCCATCTTCGCGCAGCCGACGTGCTGGTCGAGCATTTCCCGAGCATCGCCGAGCAAAACCCCGAGATCGTGGCGACCCATTTCATGGAGGCCGGTCATCGCGAGCAGGCCGTCACCTACTTCGAGAAGGCCGGCGCGCGCGCCGCCGAGCGCTTGGCCAACGCCGACGCGGCGACGCACTACGAGCGCGCGATCGCGCAATTGCAAATGCTCCCGGAGAGCGAATCCAGGGATCGGCGCGAGCTCGCGCTGCAGCTCTCACGCGGCATCGTGCTCATCGCCGCCAAAGGGGCGGTCGCCCCGGAGGTGCAAGTGCCTTATGCGCGCGTGCGGGAGCTCGCCCCGCGCACGCGGGCCGGCGGCGCTCAGCCGTTTCAATCGATGTTCGGCCTAAGTCAATTCTACCTGATGGCGGGCCACATCAGCGCCGCCGCCGACATCGGGCGGGAGCTGGTCGCGCTCGCGGATCAATCCGGCTACGACGAGATGAGGCTCCTCGCGCGCGCCGCGCTCGGGCCATGCCTCACATTTCTGGGCGACTTCGCCGCGGCGCGCGAATGTCTGGAGGTGGGGCTCGGGCTCTACGATATTCGAAAGCATCGGAAGGTGTGTATGCGCTCCGGCTTCGATCCGGGCGTCAGCTTTACGATGTTCCTCGGCTGGGTGTTATGGTTTTTGGGCGAGCCCGATCGGGCCATCGAACAATCGCGCGCCGCGGTGGCGCTCGCGCGGCGGGTCGAGCACCCTTTCAGCCTCTTGATTGCGATGAACCAGCTGGGCAGCTGCCACGCCTACCGCGGTGAGTACGACCTCACGCGCCGCGCGTGGGACGAGTGTTGCCTCATTTCGGAGCAGTACGAGCTCCTCCCGCAAACGAAGGTCGGACGAGGTTGGTCGCGGATGGCCACCGACGTGCACGGGGCCGTCGACGATCTCGAGGAGGGCCTCACCGACTACCGAAACGGCAACGCCCGCGCAGGGTTCACCGTCTTCCTCGCGGCGCTGGCGGAGGCCCAATGGCGCTCGGGCGCATGGGCCGACGCCACGCGCACGTTGGACGAGATGGAGTCGGCCATCGCCACCACCGGCGAGCGCCAGCGTGAAGCCGATCTCCATCGTTTTCGCGGGGAGGTCGCGCTCTCGATGGGGGCCGATACCGCCGTCGCGCGGGAGGCCTTCGAGCGCGGCCTCGCCGTCGCGCGCCGGCAGCGCGCGCTGTCCTTGGAGCTGCGGGTCGCGTCCAGCTACGCGCGCCTCTTGATGAACCAATCACGGGCCGCGGAGGCGCGGGAGCTGCTCGCGCCCGTGCTCGCGCGGTTCACCGAGGGGTTCGATACGCTCGACGTCCGGCAGGCGCGGGAGCTGCTCGCCCGTCTTTAG
- a CDS encoding AAA family ATPase — MLQNIGPYRVQEVLGRGGMAVVYRGEHERTGAQVAIKRVARVAMPFVASIRRELHALARVSHPGVVAIVDHGMLDGLPWYAMELLSGRTLRALYEERGETRPIELLAPLCEPLAILHAAGIVHGDLKPENVIVTPDRGPVVVDFGIAASFAGAGGREHLAAMVDTAGTPAYMSPEQIRGEPLDARSDLYALGCMLYECVLGRPPFIGTAAEILDQHLHAAPKAPSLWGAPVSRELESLIFRLLAKRASDRVGYAEDVAAILRGLGIAGAPAPGVGAHGSSAGAPDAAPAPRTGAPVARERSTPYPTYLYRSDIIGRDEHLRRADAALDALAQSRRGGAVFIVGESGVGKTRLGIEIARRAEQRGMTVVAGHGRSPSEADAPPLHPFAPLVSEAVDRGRAGGEAAHAPSWDERTAVLAPYFADLAAHVSGAPELPQLPLDAARARVLDAMSDLASEVAAAAPLVLVLDDVQWADELSLALLGRFDLAAQAERGILCVALVRVEGIERVEPVMRTMNAPRWDLERLGREDVAAMVAGMLAVPFVPRTWVDYLVDASAGNPFFLTEYLRAAASAGLLSRRGDGRWSLQPLEEAPDDPIAPSPAIEAIIARRIEGLAPDERGLLAAAAVLGRVFAGEVAALTADLDLRAALDALVVLETRQILEEAPRGELRFVHDRIHQVAYAQLSNDARRALHGRAANAIAALHPSDPTVHAPLGRHYAGAGEHARAGHHYRAAAQHAESIYANEQALALYHAAVEQAGAGDADPALLADLWTCIGEMEQRAGRATAAHAAYARALANEGPPSRAQRAALHRRQGSTWELRHDHRAALACYAEAERCLGEAPEDPDPSATAWWREWVQLEIERISIHYWAADLEALDAVVERLGPVVDRRGSAAQRARFFASLVQRNVRRERYRPSPSTVTFARRCLDAFAETEDRVLTATARFTLGAVLLWCDELAPAEVCLTAALDEAEQMRSLPLQCRCLAYLTVLCRRQRDPDATRGMAWQCQSIATSTQMTEYVGIAQSNLGWVHLQEGSLDEAEALCRAALTAWRGLALAHPFEWLARLPLLALEIPDDEARQHARALLAPSQQCLPAALEATLVRVAERGRDLAGEALAVGEQLGFV, encoded by the coding sequence ATGCTGCAGAACATTGGACCCTACCGCGTCCAAGAGGTGCTCGGCCGGGGCGGTATGGCGGTCGTCTATCGCGGGGAGCACGAACGCACCGGCGCCCAAGTCGCGATCAAGCGGGTGGCGCGCGTCGCCATGCCGTTCGTGGCCAGCATCCGGCGCGAGCTGCATGCGCTTGCGCGCGTATCCCATCCGGGTGTCGTGGCCATCGTGGACCATGGGATGCTCGATGGTCTGCCGTGGTACGCCATGGAGCTCCTGTCCGGGCGCACCTTGCGCGCTCTTTACGAGGAGCGCGGCGAGACGCGGCCGATCGAGCTTCTTGCGCCGCTGTGCGAGCCGCTGGCGATTTTGCACGCGGCGGGCATCGTGCATGGCGATCTCAAGCCGGAGAACGTCATCGTCACGCCCGATCGTGGGCCGGTGGTGGTCGACTTTGGCATCGCCGCGAGCTTCGCGGGCGCGGGCGGACGCGAGCACTTGGCGGCCATGGTCGACACGGCGGGCACCCCCGCGTACATGTCCCCGGAGCAGATTCGCGGTGAGCCGCTCGACGCGCGCTCCGACTTGTACGCGCTCGGCTGCATGCTCTACGAGTGCGTGCTCGGACGGCCGCCGTTCATCGGCACCGCGGCCGAGATCCTCGATCAGCACCTCCACGCGGCGCCCAAAGCACCGTCGCTCTGGGGCGCGCCGGTGTCGCGTGAGCTGGAGTCGCTCATCTTCCGGCTGCTCGCCAAGCGCGCCTCCGATCGCGTCGGCTACGCCGAGGACGTGGCGGCGATCCTGCGGGGCTTGGGCATCGCCGGCGCGCCCGCGCCGGGCGTCGGCGCACATGGATCGAGCGCCGGCGCGCCGGACGCCGCACCTGCGCCGCGCACCGGCGCACCTGTGGCCCGCGAGCGATCCACGCCTTATCCCACGTATCTCTATCGCTCCGACATCATCGGGCGCGACGAGCATCTGCGCCGCGCCGATGCTGCGCTCGACGCGCTCGCGCAAAGCCGACGCGGTGGCGCCGTGTTCATCGTCGGGGAGAGCGGCGTCGGCAAGACGCGCCTCGGCATCGAGATCGCACGCCGCGCCGAGCAGCGCGGGATGACCGTCGTCGCGGGGCATGGTCGATCGCCCTCGGAGGCAGACGCGCCGCCGCTGCATCCGTTCGCGCCGCTCGTGAGCGAGGCCGTCGATCGCGGTCGCGCCGGGGGCGAGGCCGCGCATGCTCCGTCATGGGACGAGCGCACCGCCGTGCTGGCGCCCTACTTCGCCGATCTGGCGGCGCACGTGAGCGGCGCGCCCGAGCTACCACAGCTGCCGCTCGACGCCGCGCGTGCGCGCGTGCTCGATGCGATGAGCGACCTGGCGAGCGAGGTTGCGGCCGCCGCCCCCTTGGTGCTCGTGCTCGATGACGTGCAGTGGGCCGATGAGTTGTCGCTGGCGCTGCTCGGCCGGTTCGACCTCGCGGCGCAGGCCGAGCGCGGCATCCTGTGCGTCGCGCTCGTTCGCGTCGAGGGGATCGAGCGCGTCGAGCCCGTAATGCGCACCATGAACGCACCGCGATGGGATCTGGAGCGCCTGGGCCGAGAGGACGTGGCCGCCATGGTCGCGGGCATGCTCGCCGTCCCCTTCGTGCCGCGCACCTGGGTGGATTACCTGGTCGACGCCTCCGCCGGCAACCCGTTCTTCCTCACCGAGTACCTGCGCGCCGCCGCCTCGGCGGGGCTCTTATCGCGCCGCGGCGATGGCCGCTGGTCGCTGCAGCCGCTCGAAGAGGCGCCCGACGATCCCATCGCCCCTTCGCCGGCCATCGAGGCGATCATCGCCCGACGCATCGAGGGTCTCGCCCCGGACGAGCGCGGCCTGCTCGCGGCGGCGGCCGTGCTCGGCCGGGTGTTCGCCGGCGAGGTGGCGGCGCTCACCGCGGACCTCGACCTACGCGCCGCGCTCGACGCCCTGGTCGTGCTCGAGACGCGTCAGATCCTCGAAGAGGCGCCGCGCGGCGAGCTTCGCTTCGTGCACGACCGCATTCACCAGGTGGCCTATGCCCAACTCTCGAACGACGCGCGGCGCGCGTTGCATGGCCGCGCCGCGAACGCGATCGCCGCCCTGCACCCCTCCGATCCCACCGTGCATGCGCCGCTCGGCCGGCACTACGCGGGGGCGGGAGAGCACGCGCGCGCGGGCCATCACTACCGCGCCGCCGCGCAGCACGCCGAATCCATCTACGCCAACGAACAGGCGCTCGCGCTTTACCACGCGGCCGTCGAGCAGGCCGGCGCGGGCGACGCGGACCCCGCGCTCTTGGCCGACCTCTGGACGTGCATCGGAGAGATGGAGCAGCGCGCCGGCCGCGCGACGGCGGCGCACGCGGCGTACGCGCGCGCCCTCGCGAACGAAGGACCGCCCTCGCGCGCGCAAAGGGCCGCCCTCCACCGCCGGCAAGGGAGCACCTGGGAGCTGCGGCACGACCACCGCGCGGCGCTCGCATGCTACGCCGAGGCGGAGCGCTGCCTCGGCGAGGCCCCCGAAGATCCCGACCCCAGCGCCACCGCGTGGTGGAGGGAGTGGGTGCAGCTCGAGATCGAGCGCATCTCCATTCACTATTGGGCCGCCGATCTGGAGGCGCTGGACGCGGTGGTGGAGCGCCTCGGCCCCGTGGTCGATCGACGCGGCTCGGCCGCGCAGCGCGCGCGCTTCTTTGCGTCGCTGGTGCAGCGCAACGTGCGCCGCGAGCGCTACCGGCCTTCGCCGAGCACCGTCACCTTCGCGCGCCGCTGCCTGGACGCCTTCGCCGAGACGGAGGACCGGGTGCTGACCGCCACCGCGCGCTTCACCCTGGGGGCCGTCTTGCTTTGGTGCGACGAGCTCGCGCCGGCCGAGGTTTGCTTGACCGCGGCGCTCGACGAAGCCGAGCAAATGCGCAGCCTGCCGCTGCAATGCCGTTGCCTCGCGTACCTGACGGTCCTGTGCCGCCGGCAGCGCGATCCCGACGCGACGCGGGGCATGGCTTGGCAGTGCCAGTCGATCGCCACGAGCACCCAGATGACCGAGTACGTCGGGATCGCCCAATCGAACCTCGGCTGGGTGCACCTGCAAGAGGGCAGCTTGGACGAGGCCGAGGCGCTCTGCCGCGCCGCGCTCACCGCGTGGCGCGGCCTCGCGCTGGCGCACCCGTTCGAATGGCTCGCGCGTCTGCCGCTGCTCGCGCTCGAAATCCCCGACGACGAAGCCCGGCAGCACGCCCGCGCGCTCCTCGCCCCCTCCCAACAATGTCTGCCGGCAGCGCTCGAGGCCACCCTCGTCCGCGTCGCCGAACGAGGCCGCGATCTCGCGGGCGAGGCGCTCGCCGTCGGAGAGCAGCTCGGGTTCGTTTAG
- a CDS encoding sigma 54-interacting transcriptional regulator, with product MNSTFVRTRRRDLVPSRRAALLLIHRVGIEVRDLTEGEPLTVGRDTPADVCVHDPTLSRVHARFRLIGDAGIEVDDLGSTNGTWLSGRRIERATLAVGDEVMLGGVLARVRFIGSAATGAGAREESADLVAGPAMTTLLRMARQVAHGRISVLLRGETGTGKEVLARYIHDHGTARDEPMICINCGAIPKELVESTFFGHERGAFTGAHQGRPGVFESAGAGTILLDEIGELPLPAQVALLRVLEERRVCRVGSTREIAVSARVIAATHRDLQAMVEAQTFRADLYFRLSAVTLDIPPLRQRREDIEPLARQFLRASNLTHGRAIEDITPRALACLNEYPWSGNVRELHNVIERAVVLAVTDVIDVGDLPERLVQHGQAGEDEPRAMPPQAMSPQAMSPRAMESSFPRAPARGEPSSVSAGLRERVQAYEKEVIREALAATGGNRTEAARRLGMPVRTLSYKIKAFGIGEDG from the coding sequence GTGAACTCGACGTTCGTGCGGACGCGCCGGCGCGATCTGGTGCCATCGCGACGCGCTGCGCTGCTGCTCATTCATCGCGTCGGCATCGAGGTGAGGGATCTCACCGAGGGCGAGCCCCTCACCGTAGGCCGCGACACACCTGCAGACGTGTGCGTGCACGATCCCACGTTGTCGCGCGTCCACGCGCGCTTTCGCCTCATCGGCGATGCGGGCATCGAAGTCGACGATCTGGGGTCGACCAATGGCACGTGGCTCTCGGGCCGGCGCATCGAGCGCGCGACCCTCGCGGTGGGGGACGAGGTCATGCTGGGCGGCGTGCTCGCGCGCGTCCGCTTCATCGGCAGCGCGGCGACCGGCGCGGGCGCGCGGGAAGAGAGCGCCGATCTGGTCGCCGGGCCCGCGATGACCACGCTGCTCCGGATGGCGCGGCAAGTCGCCCACGGGCGGATTTCGGTGCTCCTGCGCGGCGAGACGGGGACCGGCAAAGAGGTGCTGGCGCGCTACATCCATGACCATGGCACCGCGCGCGACGAGCCCATGATCTGCATCAACTGCGGCGCGATCCCCAAGGAGCTCGTCGAGAGCACCTTCTTCGGGCACGAGCGCGGCGCGTTTACCGGGGCTCACCAGGGGCGCCCCGGGGTGTTCGAGAGCGCCGGCGCGGGCACCATCCTGCTCGACGAGATCGGCGAGCTGCCGCTGCCCGCGCAGGTCGCGCTCCTGCGCGTGCTCGAGGAGCGTCGCGTTTGCCGTGTCGGCAGCACGCGCGAGATCGCGGTGAGCGCGCGGGTGATCGCGGCCACGCACCGGGATCTGCAAGCGATGGTCGAGGCGCAGACGTTTCGCGCCGACCTTTACTTCCGACTGAGCGCCGTGACCCTCGACATTCCACCTCTGCGCCAGCGCCGCGAGGACATCGAGCCGCTGGCGCGCCAATTTCTGCGCGCGTCGAACCTCACCCACGGGCGCGCCATCGAAGACATCACGCCGCGCGCGCTGGCCTGCTTGAACGAGTACCCTTGGTCGGGAAACGTGCGTGAGCTGCACAATGTCATCGAACGCGCCGTGGTGCTCGCGGTGACCGATGTCATCGACGTAGGCGATTTGCCCGAGCGGCTCGTTCAACATGGGCAAGCGGGCGAGGACGAGCCACGGGCGATGCCTCCGCAGGCGATGTCTCCGCAGGCGATGTCTCCGCGGGCCATGGAGTCGTCCTTCCCCCGCGCGCCCGCGCGTGGTGAGCCCTCGTCGGTAAGCGCGGGCTTGCGCGAGCGGGTGCAGGCGTACGAGAAGGAAGTCATCCGCGAAGCGCTGGCCGCGACCGGCGGCAACCGCACCGAGGCGGCGCGGCGATTGGGCATGCCGGTGCGCACGCTGTCTTACAAAATCAAAGCTTTCGGCATCGGCGAGGACGGCTGA
- a CDS encoding YcaO-like family protein, which translates to MKGFFAGTHRTVAPEVTLARVRPLMPVLGITRIANVTGLDTIGLPVVMVTRPNAKSLSVAQGKGATLAAAQASGLMEAVESHHAENITLPLKLASYKQLGFGHRLIDVAELPRYAQGSFHGDQRTLWIEGVDLQDGGPRWLPFALVHTDFTLPLPPGSGTFLMSSSGLASGNHLLEAMCHGLCELIERDAVTLWRVLPLEARRATRVDLDTVDDALCRDVLERYARAGIAVTVWDATSDIGVATFHAIIVDREPNPQRRIGPMGGMGCHPSRSIALLRALTEAAQSRLTIIAGARDDVFTQQLAPDTYLQALHRSHDEATAPGPRASFAATPSQDHERFEDDLGWILERLQSRGLTEAVAVNLTKPELGVPVVRVVVPGLEALNDLPGYCPGRRARALLDRRTPGVA; encoded by the coding sequence ATGAAAGGCTTCTTCGCCGGGACGCACCGCACGGTCGCGCCGGAGGTCACCTTGGCGCGTGTTCGGCCGCTCATGCCGGTGCTCGGTATTACGCGCATCGCCAATGTCACCGGCCTCGACACCATTGGCCTGCCGGTGGTGATGGTGACCCGCCCCAACGCCAAATCGCTCTCCGTCGCGCAGGGAAAAGGCGCGACCCTCGCGGCCGCGCAGGCATCGGGGCTGATGGAGGCCGTCGAATCGCACCACGCCGAGAACATCACCTTGCCGTTGAAGCTCGCCAGCTACAAGCAGCTCGGCTTCGGCCACCGGCTCATCGATGTCGCCGAATTGCCGCGCTATGCGCAAGGCTCATTTCATGGCGACCAGCGCACGCTCTGGATCGAAGGCGTCGATTTGCAGGACGGCGGGCCGCGCTGGCTCCCCTTTGCGCTCGTGCACACCGACTTCACCTTGCCGCTCCCGCCCGGAAGCGGCACCTTCCTCATGAGCAGCAGCGGGCTCGCCTCGGGCAATCACCTGCTCGAAGCGATGTGCCATGGTCTGTGCGAGCTCATCGAGCGCGACGCCGTCACCCTCTGGCGCGTGCTCCCCCTCGAGGCCCGCCGCGCCACCCGAGTCGATCTGGACACGGTCGACGATGCCCTCTGCCGGGACGTGCTGGAACGCTACGCGCGCGCCGGCATCGCCGTGACCGTCTGGGACGCGACCAGCGATATCGGAGTCGCAACGTTTCATGCCATCATCGTCGACCGCGAGCCCAATCCCCAGCGGCGCATCGGCCCCATGGGGGGAATGGGTTGCCACCCCTCGCGCAGCATCGCCCTGCTCCGCGCGCTCACCGAGGCCGCGCAGAGCCGGCTGACCATCATCGCCGGCGCGCGCGACGACGTCTTTACCCAACAGCTCGCGCCTGACACCTATTTGCAGGCGCTCCACCGCTCTCACGACGAGGCCACCGCGCCCGGCCCCCGCGCATCGTTTGCCGCCACCCCATCGCAGGACCACGAGCGGTTCGAGGACGATCTGGGCTGGATCCTCGAACGACTGCAGAGCCGCGGCCTCACGGAAGCGGTGGCGGTGAACTTGACCAAGCCGGAGCTCGGGGTCCCCGTGGTTCGCGTGGTGGTACCCGGATTGGAGGCGCTCAACGACCTTCCAGGCTATTGTCCCGGGCGGCGCGCGCGCGCCCTGCTCGACCGCCGCACCCCAGGTGTCGCATGA